The window TGTGTCGAAAACTATGCGAGTGAACATGTTATACTCAGGAGACTCAAGAAATTGAATGACCTGGAAATAACTAGAATTAAAATCATGAAGAACCCCAAAATACACGTCAagcacaaacaaaaaacagatTAACCAAtggtttaatatataccttggCAATTGCTATAGCTTCATCCAAACCAGGAGGTGGTGTATCCAGTAATTCTCCGAGTTTCAACTCTCCTAACTTTTTCACGCAAATTCAAGCAACCAGTCAAATAATTACACTATGACAAAGGGCTATGCATTATTATATTCCGTCTACAtgggttttaaaataattgagagAAAGTCAAAGTGACCGAGACCCATTATTTTCAGACCTATATAGAAGTTCAGCCTCTAACCCATATGGCATCTTAAACATTGCATAGTCATCCTCGTCCCAATAGTTGAGAACTTTCAAgtgtttttcattttggacAAGCAGGTGCAAGCGTGAAACTTATTAGTTTAGTGTTTAACATCTGAGCAGTATCATGTAATGTAGTAAATAGTGTGATTAAGGGGTGAGTATACAGCGTATCACTTGACACATCTCTATACTAAAAGCAATTTTCATACATACCTGGTCTACAAGCATTCCAAGGCCCATGCCATCCATGAAATCTTTAACACCAGTTCCGCCATTTTTTTGAGCTGTACTACGGAATTCCTCCCTAGCCTTTTCAGGGTTTATCTGTTGTCATGATATAAATTTTACTCACTGGGTTCGTCAGAGTAACACCACAATAAGAAGAAAGTAAATTGCTCCTAGAATTTACTCCCATATCTATAATTCTACATGGACCATATGTAATAGATATACCTAAAAGGACTAGAGACATTAATACAGTAAGTACTCCTGTGTTACCTCAAGAGCAAATAACGGAGAGTCAGGACCTTCAACTGGTACGAGCGTACCACCAGTCAAATCCTACAAGCAACCACTCATCTATCACGTTTTCGAGTTCCACTTGAAGTTCGCAGCACAACTCAAAAAAATAAGTGCCTCACCTGAGCAAACGAATCACTTAACGAATGTGCAGGATCAGTAGAAACAACAAGTGTGGGGTGGCCACTGTTTGCAAACTTCACAGCTAGAGCGGCAGCAGAACTTGTCTTTCCAACACCTCCTTTCCCACCCAGAAGGTAATACTTCCGCTCAGTACCAGAGATCATGCTCTCAAACCCAGCAATACCTTCTGCAGGAGTAGCCACTGACCTCACTGCTTGAAAAGTACAATAAGTTATTCACTTCCAAAAATCGCATTGAACTTCTTAGCTGAACTACATAACCAATTCCCTATTTttccagaaaagaaaattgtccTAACACTGATTATCTACATGAGAATGTTTACAATCAAATTTCCGCAGTGCAACCAAAGGAGAGGGGAATAACATCAATCTAGCTGGGattagaagaaagaaaattaaaaaattagctAAAACCAATCACGATTACTTTATGGTGATCCATAAAATTTGACTTCCCGCTAATTACTGTGCTAATTTCAGCTCCATAATAAGATCATGAGAACGGATTCATTTTTCCATCTCCATCATTTAACTGGAAAAGCCCTCCATTATCAGTCGTGGCAAATTAATTTTCTGACCGAAAATGAGTGGATACGATAGAGAATAAGCTCAGACCGCAAATAGAATGTTATCCTTAGAGGTTCTACTTGTAAACTCTGTTTAATTTCCATCTTTGAAATTGCGACAATAATAACAcgtagaaagaaaaaagaaacctcCATTCAACACCGTTCTCCTCCCTCCCACTTCAATAATTTCACAGAGGAAATAATATCCAGCAATCACCAACGATTGTTCATGTATATTTGTTCAACACATTTGGTCACCCAATAGTCTTGAGAATTAATGCGCAAGTAGTTACGAAATTTCCAATCGAAATCGAAGCAGGTAACAAACAAATTAGGATATGGCAtcaaaaaaagggaagaaaacacgatgaagagaatgaaattgcTGCAAAATCACCTTGGAGAAGTTTTCTGGGCGGTTTTGTTGAAGATGAAAGTGAAATGAAACGGAAACTTTTGGCGACGAAGGGTGGAGCTAAGGGCTTGGGATGATGAGAGAGCAAACCTACCATTGCCATAGAATTTCTTGAAGTTAAACAGCGAATACGAGGAGAAAAAGTAGAAGGAAGACACAAGCTCCCCATGGCTATGGCTTCTGCTTCTCTGGCAAATGAGAGAATTTGCTCGGAATAATTTGGAACTTCAGCTTCAGCTTCAGCCTCGACTCCAACTACTTGATCCGGATCCGCATATCGGGTCGGGCCAACCCGGGAACATTGAACCGCCTTCTATCTTATCCGACCATAGATAGTCGAAccaaattctaatttattaagctaaataaataaaactcttaatattctcaaaaatacttaacaaaaaaaatacccttaaattttaaaaatattttttttttattaataccatgtttttaaaatacccataaaattttataggtacTATTAACacatttaacatttattttttcgaaAATAAATTTCAGTGACAACATGTGGACGAAACTATTTATCGACacctcataaattatctcactttttaatgttaattttgaaagttcattagtatttttgaaacatggCGATAAACGTGAGATTATTTTCTGATACTTATGTGTGTGAGCCATCATAGTCCAACATCAATCCaagcaaaaatggaaatgatgTACCCACATTGAACCGACCGACCCAACATGACTAGAACATGACTAGCGATTCGATGTAAATTTTTAACGCTAAGCATTAAAATTGGAAGTGTTCATATGACACAGTAACCAAATCAACTCCGACTATTCCAACCCAAAAGttggattatattttttttaattgagttgaattatttgaaaatcgaaaattcAATAAAGTTAACATATTTTTGTCCGATAAACCCAATTAACCAACAAGCTCGAAAACCCAATTAACCAACAAGCTCGAAAAATAGGATCGCAACTTAACCCCCACCAAATTATACTCTACTCCTAAAAAGATTAATTGATATTAATGTCAGTGATGACtcgtaaatatttaatatttaaattttataaaattttaattattaatatagcattatttaaataatataataattaaaaaaaaaaaaaaaaaaaaaNATCTATTACACTCACTCTCACATATCCGCCGTGATTCCCCTCCTCGAACGTGTATTTCAACACCTCGTTGCCGGAGATCAGTTCTAGAATCACTACTCCGAACGCGTAAACGTCGATTTTCTGGCTCATCGTCCCGTNATCACAGAATCACAGCCAAAATTTGGGAGcttgtctaaaaaaataaatataaatttataagagataaaataataataaactttgaAGGAACCCGTTTATTTATGGGCAGATATATAAAGAATTCATGTCATACTAATATTATGCACATAATGTCGCccagaaaaaaattaaaatctctccaaaattatattaaaaattaaactctGACCCCAAAAAATAGcggaaattaaatttaattaagaagaattaccaaaaagaaaaaaaaaaattgatgtacAGTGTGTGCCGACTGTCGTCTCACATTCCCCTGTCATGCTTTCACCGAGGAGCAAATGAAGCCGACATGTCGACAGGCTTCCCAATGCTCTCAGCCCACCGCCTCGATTCCAGAAACAGCTTCGATATCTTCACGGCAACCCGACCGATATCCGGCCGCTTATCCGGGTCCTCCTCCACACATTCCAACCCGACAACCACCATCTTCTCCGCCACCTCCATCGGAAAAGAATCCTTCAATCTCCGATCCACCCATGTCCGAACCCCACCGACCCCACTTTCCACCGCCTTTCTCGCTGTCTCTATTACACTCACTCTCACATATCCGCCGTGATTCCCCTCCTCGAACGTGTATTTCAACACCTCGTTGCCGGAGATCAGTTCTAGAATCACAACTCCGAACGCGTAAACGTCGATTTTCTGGCTCATCGTCCCGTTCGCCATCATCTCCGGCGCTATATACCCTCTCGTCCCTTCCAATTTCATCTTCTTACTATTCGACCGCTTTGGTTGCCTGTATGTCGTAATCTCTAATTCGtctccttcttcctcctcccccACCATAGCCAACTCGCCGCTGAGCTCCGCGGCGCCGAAATGGCAAATTTTCGGAGTTAGGGTTTCATCGGTTATTACAATGCTGGAGCTCTTGATGTGATTGTGGATGAATTTCATGTCCAATCCAGAGCAATGGTGGATGTAATCGAGTCCGTGCGCCAAATCGGCGGCAATCTGCATCCGAGAAATCCAGGTCGAAAGGACGGTAAAATTAGGGTTCCTCGGATTGCGAAGACATTCTGCGAGACTTGCTCCAGCGATAAATTCGTAcaccaaataaatataattcccCGAAATCGACGCGCCGAGTAGCTTCACCAGATTGTTATGGTGGCTCCGGCAGATAACAGACAACTGATGCTTCAACTCCGGCAACTCAATCGGGCGGAGCAATTTCCGCTGGAAGACGATAACGTCTTTTCCCCTAATTAAGCACCGCCACGAAGTGGCGGACGAAGACGAAGAGAACGGTTTGGAGATGAAACCGTTCGTTGCAGAACGAATCTCAGAAAACTCGTAAATCAGAGGATTATCGGGAAGAGATTCCTTGAAACTAGCAAGAGAAGCGCGACTAGAAGCGGAAGATTTCGACGAATTCTTAGTACTCGATTTCGTATCCGTAGTGGTGACATTGTAACTCGCAAAATCCACAGAACTGGACGGATCCGGATGCGAAGACGACGCAGTAGCGAAGGATTTCGATGTTCGTTGATGGCGAGAAGATCTAGGGCTCTTGGGCTCGATCACATCCGTGCTTTTCTTAGATTTGCACATCGGAGTGACGAAATACGAAATCGAAGATCAGAAAACATAAGGACAGAAACGGCGTCGTcttcgccgtcgccgtcgaGATTGAGCGTCTGAATGGGGAAATCCAGGTGGTGGAGTAATCTAGGGTTTTGTCTGCAACAGAAATTGAATACTTTCAGTCATGTCGCTGTCAATCGGAGAAGACAACCCCAAAACGACGACGAAGAGCCGAGTTTAGAAACGgttcttgaaaataaataaaaaaattaaaataaaatcgtCCGATAATTTTCTACGCCGGCAATTCCACGCGGGTGTGTTAGCCTTTGATTCCTCCAGggattaatttataattaaaaagaaattaagaagaaaaggcattttcatacatttatttttatgttgaaaaaaaaaaactctattttcgtgcattttaaaattattatttaatttaaatcgtAGTTTAAAGTTGTATAATTTCATGGATAttagaaaaattcaatattcataatatttaaaagattaattaaaattaaacataatttatttatttcttggactaaataaaaataaataaatatttagtattcTACACGTCTTTTATCAATTAGAAACAATAAAGTCACATAGTTGTTTAGTGACATTAatagatatgaaaaaaataataataataattaaaaattatatttttttatgaaaaaataaatgtgagaccgttattgaatttaaaaattaagcaattgacaaaaaatatatatatttaaaaaaaaaattaaaagagtaaACATAATTATAGAAGATATTTTGTAGAAGTTTATATGCAATGAGGGATATCATGATgatgtatattatatataagttatgatgatgtatattatatgatataatgtttgaaatatatatatatatatatagaaaaatacaAGATTAATGTTATAAACCAAACTTCTCCCACTAATCCAACTTTGATGTTGACCATTTGGACTCGGATGAAAAAGTCTTATTATAATCATTATTAgacgaaaataaaaaaattaaatgatttaatattactttacatttatttattgtttatttcttttttataagcttgatattcatttaattttgtttagtatttaatatttgaattagtttttattGAGTAAATtgagatttatttaaaattaaattataatgttAAGAATTATAAAGaagtttaaaaatgaaataaaaaataaactgattaaaaattatttccacATTCTGTTTCAACACAAATTCAAAAGTAGGCCTTATTATAGCTTACCCACTAATGATTTAATATGACTAagataaatatgaattaatcattgaaaaataaaacaacactTTTATCCTTTTAACATAAGGTCAAGATTTATActtgatataatatatagtttatgaAGTTTATTAATTCCCTTGCAGTATGCTTTATTGCCAAACAAAACATGAATGTCCCACTCCAAATACAATACGTCAAGGAACAACAAAAGCTTAACCCCACTATACTTTCCATTCACGTATCTTGTTTGATAAtgcttgtgttttttttttttttaataataaaaaaaccttCCTCGTACTCATTTTCGTCACCTATTTCATTTCTCGTCcctacaaaaatttcttattcCCACCGTCTACCATTTCTCGATCTACATAATCTCGTTCCCAACTCCCATTTATCCGGTCTACATAATACATAATCCCGTCCCCGAATCCAATTCATCCAATCAATGTAATACATAGTCCCTTCCCCAAATCCCATTTATCCGGTCGACGCAATACGGGCAATAAACAATCCCGTCCCCGGGTCCCATTTATCCGGTCGACGCAATAAACAATCCCGTCCCCGGGTCCCATTTATCCGGTCGACGCAATAAACAATCCCGTCCCCGGGTCCCATTTATCCGGTCAACGCAATACACAATCCCGTCCCCGGACCCCATTTATCCGGTCAACGCAATACACAATCCCGTCCTGGGACCCCATTTATCCGGTCAACGCAATACACAATCCAAATCCTTACAAAGCTAACCAATAGGACCTTTAAACCATTTGGaacgaggaagaagaagcaatgGGTCATAACATTTTTAAGAATCAGAGCCACAGTGTCAAGCAATTATCAATAATGGGTTCACAATTAAGTCAAAAAGCACACAGTTCAGAACCTTTATCATTCTTCATTTCTAAGTCAAATTAGAGATTCTAAAACAAACCCACATCAGATTCAGAATTAAGCAGAATAATGTTCATGAAAATGGcagaaaatgaagatgaacACTGCAGATCATGATCAAAAACTTCAGAGATTAACATTAACTTAAAAACCATACACTGATAAGACGACACTCTAATGGGAATTGCATAAGCAATTCTCTCCAGATTCTTCAAGTGAAATGAAAAAGCTACAAAACGCGTAAAGAAATAGTGAAAACTCCATTAGTTTCAGTTAGTATTTCCATAAACCTGAAGCGCATCGCCGGTGAGTCGACAGATTCTCCACTCCGGCAAGATTTGCGCACCCATTTCCTCGTAAAATTGGATTGCGTTTGTGTTCCAATCAAGCACCACCCACTCCACTCTCCCGTAATCCATTTTCACCGCCTGTTTCGCCACCGCCGACAGCAATATTTTCCCCAAACCCTTCCTCCGGTAGCACTCTCTCACGAAGATATCCTCTATATAGAAACCTGGCTTCGCCAAGAAGGATGAGAAATTGGGGAAAAATAGAACAAATCCAGCAACCGCGATGTTTTNCCGGTAGCACTCTCTCACGAAGATATCTTCTATATAGAAACCTGGCTTCGCCAAGAAGGATGAAAAATTGGGGAAAAATAGAACAAATCCAGCAACCGCGATGTTTTCATCTTCCGATTTGAAAATCTCCCGTTCTGGATCTTCCACAGGGAGATCAGAATTGATGATGTGAACGACGGGGGTGTAGTTAGGGTTAGCGTTATGAGGGGAGTTTTCGGGGAAGGGTTTAGGGGAAACTTCGAGGATGAAAATGGTGAACGATCGGAACGGCGGATCGGAGAAGAGATTGGCGGAGAGAGCAGATTCGGTGGCGGAGAAGAGATGGGTTAAGCGTTCGAAGACGGCCATTTGGTGGATGAGTTTGTGAATGTGAGGGACGTCGGAAGGGGTAGCAAGACGAACTCGTGAGAACAGAGGGTGACCGATTGGAGTAGAACCCGCCGGAACTGTGTTGGGCGGCGTTGGCGTTGGAGTCGGAGCCGGCGGAGGAGCAGCGGCGGCCATTATCGGTGAAGCGACGGAAAGCCGATCGGACTGAGTGAAGTTGCAGAAATATCGAAGAAGCGGTTTTCTTGAGCGATGAGGAAATTGTATCCTCGCagatttgattttaagcactttgaGAAGGGTAAATATGTCTTTTCCACAATAATGATCAGGAAATTTCTAGATACTAGCTGAGTCACTCGTTCAGTAAACCTTTTATCCATATTTctaccaaattaaaataatataaataattatttatgcattttttaaatacaattttgatTTCGGGGAGGACAGGGAAGCCTTCTTTGTCTACGTCTCTGTCCCCGtctcttatttcaatttccatcCCTTTATTTGTGTCTTAGTTTTGATTATATATAGTGGGGGAAGGGTCGGGGCCAGGATAGGGACGAGAATATAAACTCTTTACCCGTATAGCTAATagggagaaatctctctctgatCCCTCACTCGTTCCTGgtttaaagaatgtttctcCACTTTATTTGGAGTGACAGCCCGAGTTAAACAGACATCTCTAATATACACTTAATTTTTCAGTGGACGAAATAGGAGGCCGAACTCGATTAGAGATGCTTTACGACTAGGGCATGGCTCGAGAATCACTCACCTCCAATTGCTTCTATCACAACCGACACTTCAAAGCTAGGTGGAGGTGAGTTGTGGTACCTTTCATCCTTCCTTTTGTGTCATCATTCgtacttttctttctttttacttttcttgaCTTGTCTAAGTGAATCAACCAGAACATCTGACTAACTAGACCAAAACTCGTTGCCTTTAACCTTTGACAATCCGACCTAAActcctatttattttttataaatttaaaagcaaAGATTTTGCTAGTGACAAGTAGACGCCTGGACTCAGTTAGAACCGAGCTCAGTAGGTTAGGCTACTCATTAGCTCTTGAGCTCCTTGATGGGCTCAAGAAAGGTAATCACCAAGCCAAGGTTTCCATTCCAGAACCCCTAAATTTGAAGGAAGAGCCAAAGTGATTTACTATTATATTCATACTCGGTCAATCTcctattcaaatgaaaaaggaCGTAATCGAGGTAGATCGAGTAGTAAACCAAGAGTTCGATTCAATTCGTTTAAACCCGTCGTTATTTCCTTCTTACATTACATATAAACACAACTATCAATCGAGCTACTTTGCTCGCTCCCGAACATAACCCAATTTTGTGGTTCCTATTACACAAACAcgaacaaacacaaatcaaaacaacaacaaaatcataaatcaaACCATCTAGTTGATAGGTAGAGGAACACCATTCCACCCTTTCAAACACTCCAACATCGGATCAATCAACTTCCCACCTGAAATAGCTAAGAACACCTTATCAAATTCTTCCCCAGGAGATTTGATTTCTTCCCCTGTTAATAAACTCGTCCCCAATCCTTCTCTCACAAACTTATACAATGGGTATGATCTACATTCCTTGATTTGATTCGGAATCGTCGAGTTTTCGTTTTCAAATTGAATTCTTGTATGTTCTACCTCTTTTGGCAGTAGTGTTCTTAGttcttcctcaaattctcCAATCTTATGAAAAATCGAAGTGTTCATAGCTTGTTCTTTCTCCCCATTCCTCAAAGCTTGATCCACAAGAACCTGTCTTAGCTTCTCCATTAATGGGTATGTACCACTGCAAGGATCATCAATATAACTGAATATCTGTTCTCGATCAACCACTTGAAGCAGATGTTTTTCACTGAATCGAATCGGATGAAGCTCGCCATTATACTTAGTGATTAGAACTTTCTTCACTACTTGACTGATTGTGTTCTTCACTGTGTTCTTCAAATTCTCCTCCAAGTGTCTCAAATCAATAGCTTGGCAAAGGGCTACCAAGAAAGTAGTGGACATCAGCTTCAAGATCTCCACGGcctcctctgtttttctgGATGATATCAATCCCAATGAGTTTACATCTTGGTTGTGTTGCTCGGCGCTTTGGACATGGTTGGTGACAGGGTTAGCTAAGAATTGAAGCTCAGAGCAATACGATGCCATGGCGATTTCAGCTCCTTTGAATCCATAATCCAAGCTGGGATTACGACTTGCTGAGAGATTTGAAGGTAACCCATTGTTGTAGAAATCGTTTACCAGCTCTGAGAATTGAGCAAACATGAGCTTACCAATTGAAGCTATGGCTAATCTTGTGTTGTCCATTGATACTCCAATGGGTGTCCCTTGGAAATTCC is drawn from Cucurbita pepo subsp. pepo cultivar mu-cu-16 chromosome LG09, ASM280686v2, whole genome shotgun sequence and contains these coding sequences:
- the LOC111801923 gene encoding lysM domain receptor-like kinase 3, with amino-acid sequence MCKSKKSTDVIEPKSPRSSRHQRTSKSFATASSSHPDPSSSVDFASYNVTTTDTKSSTKNSSKSSASSRASLASFKESLPDNPLIYEFSEIRSATNGFISKPFSSSSSATSWRCLIRGKDVIVFQRKLLRPIELPELKHQLSVICRSHHNNLVKLLGASISGNYIYLVYEFIAGASLAECLRNPRNPNFTVLSTWISRMQIAADLAHGLDYIHHCSGLDMKFIHNHIKSSSIVITDETLTPKICHFGAAELSGELAMVGEEEEGDELEITTYRQPKRSNSKKMKLEGTRGYIAPEMMANGTMSQKIDVYAFGVVILELISGNEVLKYTFEEGNHGGYVRVSVIETARKAVESGVGGVRTWVDRRLKDSFPMEVAEKMVVVGLECVEEDPDKRPDIGRVAVKISKLFLESRRWAESIGKPVDMSASFAPR
- the LOC111801928 gene encoding probable acetyltransferase NATA1-like isoform X1, whose amino-acid sequence is MAAAAPPPAPTPTPTPPNTVPAGSTPIGHPLFSRVRLATPSDVPHIHKLIHQMAVFERLTHLFSATESALSANLFSDPPFRSFTIFILEVSPKPFPENSPHNANPNYTPVVHIINSDLPVEDPEREIFKSEDENIAVAGFVLFFPNFSSFLAKPGFYIEDIFVRECYRRKGLGKILLSAVAKQAVKMDYGRVEWVVLDWNTNAIQFYEEMGAQILPEWRICRLTGDALQVYGNTN
- the LOC111801928 gene encoding probable acetyltransferase NATA1-like isoform X2; its protein translation is MAAAAPPPAPTPTPTPPNTVPAGSTPIGHPLFSRVRLATPSDVPHIHKLIHQMAVFERLTHLFSATESALSANLFSDPPFRSFTIFILEVSPKPFPENSPHNANPNYTPVVHIINSDLPVEDPEREIFKSEDENIAVAGFVLFFPNFSSFLAKPGFYIEDIFVRECYRRKGLGKILLSAVAKQAVKMDYGRVEWVVLDWNTNAIQFYEEMGAQILPEWRICRLTGDALQVYGNTN
- the LOC111801925 gene encoding ATPase ARSA1-like; amino-acid sequence: MGSLCLPSTFSPRIRCLTSRNSMAMVGLLSHHPKPLAPPFVAKSFRFISLSSSTKPPRKLLQVRSVATPAEGIAGFESMISGTERKYYLLGGKGGVGKTSSAAALAVKFANSGHPTLVVSTDPAHSLSDSFAQDLTGGTLVPVEGPDSPLFALEINPEKAREEFRSTAQKNGGTGVKDFMDGMGLGMLVDQLGELKLGELLDTPPPGLDEAIAIAKVIQFLESPEYNMFTRIVFDTAPTGHTLRLLSLPDFLDASIGKILKLRQKIASATSAIKSVFGQEEKRQDAADKLERLRERMVKVRELFRDKESTEFVIVTIPTVMAVNESSRLHASLKKESVPVKRLIVNQILPPSATDCKFCAMKRKDQLRALDLIRNDPELSSLMVIEAPLVDVEIRGVPALKFLGDIIWK